In Luteimonas sp. MC1750, the following proteins share a genomic window:
- a CDS encoding YhgN family NAAT transporter, giving the protein MTIASAALLLFLILDPLGNIPVFLSILRHLPPKRQRIVLARELLIALGVLMLFLWVGKYALEVMHLRQESVSIAGGIVLFLIGIRMIFPPPEGLMGELPGGEPFIVPLAVPLVAGPSGMAAVMLMGTREPDRLWEWSLALGVAWGATAAILFCAPYLYRLLGARALTAVERLMGMLLVAISVQMLLDGLAGYLGSLPAA; this is encoded by the coding sequence GTGACCATCGCATCCGCGGCCCTGCTGCTGTTCCTGATCCTGGACCCGCTGGGGAACATCCCGGTGTTCCTCAGCATCCTCCGCCACCTGCCGCCGAAGCGGCAGCGGATCGTGCTGGCGCGCGAGCTGCTGATCGCACTCGGCGTGCTGATGCTGTTCCTGTGGGTGGGCAAGTACGCGCTCGAGGTCATGCACCTGCGCCAGGAGTCGGTGTCGATCGCCGGCGGCATCGTCCTGTTCCTGATCGGCATCCGGATGATCTTCCCGCCGCCGGAGGGGCTGATGGGCGAGCTGCCGGGCGGGGAACCCTTCATCGTGCCGCTGGCCGTGCCCCTGGTGGCCGGCCCCTCGGGCATGGCCGCGGTCATGCTGATGGGCACCCGCGAGCCGGACCGGCTCTGGGAATGGAGCCTTGCCCTCGGGGTCGCGTGGGGCGCGACGGCGGCCATCCTGTTCTGTGCGCCCTACCTCTATCGCCTCCTGGGCGCCCGCGCGCTGACCGCCGTCGAGCGCCTCATGGGCATGCTGCTGGTCGCCATCTCGGTCCAGATGCTGCTCGACGGCCTGGCCGGCTACCTGGGGTCCCTGCCCGCCGCGTGA
- a CDS encoding carboxypeptidase regulatory-like domain-containing protein — protein MTRRNAFRVSKLSLGLIAALAAAPVFAQSATSAGVGGVVIGNDGQPVTNAEVTIVHVESGTTSRVTTDASGRYSARGLRVGGPYEITITKAGAGTKTEDNVFLGLNAANTVNAQLTGDVTTLATVTAVGVAGGSEIFSATKMGTGTSLNNDAIEALPSASRNIQDYIRLDPRISQVSKADGSISAGGQNSRYNVIRIDGVSNSDPFGLEANNMPTERQPVSMDAIEEIQIDLANYDTTISGGTGAVINAVTKSGTNEFHGSAYYTVRDGDWVRDELRGIDFNGFDKEETYGFTFGGPIIKDRLFFFANYEQFKRERPGTSLSGTPYGDGDITDGDIQRVIAASNAFGFDPGSFNPPSISETDIEEYAVKLDWNINDNHRAALRYSKTEEVVPKLVGFGGSSVSLSSYWYDQNKTFESTVAELFSDWSDNFSTEFKVSQRDYASVASTYADLPTIIINNVGTGQDTINLGTERNRHVNVVDTKQTTFFGAGTWYVGDHTLKFGFDYEDNDIVNFYGRDLNGVWTFNSLEDYEAGRVLRYDLRAPRAGGSRSDIPAAYTFENLGLFVQDTWAVNYNLSLMFGVRVDIPDFGDSPIYNPRIEEIYGLDNTVTVDKKLWQPRFGFNYTFDSERPTQLRGGVGLFQGGNPNVWLAGPFQNTGLNFDTYALTGGNVPAFDPSVPPDVPTGGAATAPRITADIMEPGLALPSIWKANLAFDHELPWYGLVASAELLVTKNKNALWFDRIDIGNPTRYGQDGREMFWNAAGYNPANRDGNGITNGRRGASNRANRNPQVDQAIVIRNTDKGSARQLTLALSKPMVDQWAWTLGYTYTDATEFSPATSSQNSSNWNNTLVLNANDPVGYNSRYAIKDRFTAALTWQKAFFGDNMTTAGLFYEGRSGRPFSYIYYNDFNGDSAGTNDLFYVPAGPGDVQWVGGAAMEQAFFDWMAAEAPELQAYRGQVAPANAFRAGWTNSFDVRVSQEIPMFFEGHKAEIALDIMNVGNLINKDWGLIDDYGFFATRRVANYAGIDPATGKYVYNFSGSTDNSGIQETNGDGINTAVSRWSVMLSLKYKF, from the coding sequence ATGACCCGTCGCAACGCCTTCCGTGTGTCGAAACTTTCGCTCGGCCTGATCGCCGCGCTTGCCGCCGCACCCGTCTTCGCCCAGAGCGCCACGTCCGCAGGCGTGGGCGGCGTCGTCATCGGAAACGACGGGCAGCCGGTGACCAATGCCGAAGTCACCATCGTCCACGTCGAGTCGGGCACCACCAGCCGCGTCACCACCGATGCCAGCGGCCGCTACAGCGCCCGCGGCCTGCGCGTGGGTGGCCCGTACGAGATCACCATCACCAAGGCCGGCGCCGGCACCAAGACCGAGGACAACGTGTTCCTCGGCCTCAACGCCGCCAATACCGTCAACGCCCAGCTCACCGGCGACGTGACGACCCTGGCCACCGTGACCGCGGTCGGCGTGGCCGGCGGCTCCGAGATCTTCAGCGCCACGAAGATGGGCACCGGCACCAGCCTCAACAACGATGCCATCGAGGCGCTGCCCTCCGCGTCGCGCAACATCCAGGACTATATCCGCCTCGACCCGCGCATCTCGCAGGTCAGCAAGGCCGATGGCTCGATCTCGGCCGGTGGCCAGAACTCGCGCTACAACGTGATCCGCATCGACGGCGTCAGCAACTCCGACCCGTTCGGCCTCGAAGCCAACAACATGCCGACCGAGCGCCAGCCGGTCTCCATGGACGCGATCGAGGAAATCCAGATCGACCTGGCCAACTACGACACCACCATCTCCGGTGGCACCGGCGCGGTGATCAACGCCGTGACCAAGTCGGGCACCAACGAGTTCCACGGCAGCGCCTACTACACCGTCCGCGACGGCGACTGGGTGCGTGACGAGCTGCGCGGCATCGACTTCAACGGCTTCGACAAGGAAGAGACCTACGGCTTCACCTTCGGTGGCCCGATCATCAAGGATCGCCTGTTCTTCTTCGCGAACTACGAGCAGTTCAAGCGCGAGCGCCCGGGCACCAGCCTCTCGGGCACCCCGTACGGCGACGGCGACATCACCGACGGCGACATCCAGCGCGTGATCGCCGCGTCGAACGCCTTCGGCTTCGACCCGGGCAGCTTCAACCCGCCGAGCATCTCCGAGACCGACATCGAGGAATACGCGGTCAAGCTCGACTGGAACATCAACGACAACCACCGTGCGGCCCTGCGCTACAGCAAGACCGAGGAAGTGGTGCCCAAGCTGGTCGGCTTCGGCGGCAGCAGCGTCTCGCTGTCGAGCTACTGGTATGACCAGAACAAGACCTTCGAGAGCACCGTCGCCGAGCTGTTCAGCGACTGGAGCGACAACTTCTCGACCGAGTTCAAGGTCTCGCAGCGCGACTACGCGTCGGTGGCTTCGACCTATGCCGACCTGCCGACCATCATCATCAACAACGTCGGCACCGGCCAGGACACCATCAACCTCGGCACCGAGCGCAACCGCCACGTCAACGTCGTCGACACCAAGCAGACCACGTTCTTCGGCGCCGGCACCTGGTACGTGGGCGACCACACGCTGAAGTTCGGCTTCGACTACGAAGACAACGACATCGTCAACTTCTACGGTCGCGACCTCAACGGCGTCTGGACCTTCAACAGCCTCGAGGACTACGAGGCGGGGCGCGTGCTGCGCTATGACCTGCGCGCGCCGCGTGCCGGCGGCAGCCGTTCGGACATCCCGGCGGCCTACACCTTCGAGAACCTCGGCCTGTTCGTGCAGGACACCTGGGCGGTCAACTACAACCTGAGCCTGATGTTCGGCGTGCGCGTCGACATCCCGGACTTCGGTGACTCGCCGATCTACAACCCGCGCATCGAGGAGATCTACGGCCTCGACAACACGGTCACCGTCGACAAGAAGCTGTGGCAGCCGCGCTTCGGCTTCAACTACACCTTCGACAGCGAGCGCCCGACCCAGCTGCGCGGCGGCGTCGGCCTGTTCCAGGGCGGCAACCCGAACGTGTGGCTGGCCGGTCCGTTCCAGAACACCGGCCTGAACTTCGACACCTACGCGCTGACCGGCGGCAACGTCCCGGCGTTCGACCCCAGCGTGCCGCCGGACGTGCCGACCGGTGGGGCGGCCACCGCGCCGCGCATCACCGCCGACATCATGGAGCCGGGCCTGGCTCTGCCGTCGATCTGGAAGGCCAACCTGGCGTTCGACCATGAGCTGCCGTGGTACGGCCTGGTCGCGTCGGCCGAGTTGCTGGTGACCAAGAACAAGAACGCGCTGTGGTTCGACCGCATCGACATCGGCAACCCGACCCGCTACGGCCAGGACGGCCGCGAGATGTTCTGGAACGCCGCCGGCTACAACCCGGCCAACCGCGACGGCAACGGCATCACCAACGGCCGCCGCGGCGCGTCCAACCGCGCCAACCGCAACCCGCAGGTCGACCAGGCCATCGTGATCCGCAACACCGACAAGGGTTCGGCCCGCCAGCTCACCCTGGCGCTGTCCAAGCCGATGGTCGACCAGTGGGCCTGGACCCTGGGCTACACCTACACCGACGCCACGGAGTTCAGCCCGGCGACGAGCTCGCAGAACTCGTCGAACTGGAACAACACGCTGGTGCTCAACGCCAACGATCCGGTCGGCTACAACTCGCGTTACGCCATCAAGGACCGCTTCACCGCGGCCCTGACCTGGCAGAAGGCGTTCTTCGGCGACAACATGACCACCGCTGGCCTGTTCTACGAAGGCCGCTCCGGCCGTCCGTTCAGCTACATCTACTACAACGACTTCAACGGCGACAGCGCCGGCACGAACGACCTGTTCTACGTGCCTGCCGGCCCCGGTGACGTCCAGTGGGTGGGTGGCGCCGCGATGGAGCAGGCGTTCTTCGACTGGATGGCCGCCGAAGCTCCCGAGCTGCAGGCCTACCGCGGCCAGGTGGCCCCGGCCAACGCCTTCCGCGCGGGCTGGACCAACAGCTTCGACGTCCGAGTGAGTCAGGAAATCCCGATGTTCTTCGAAGGTCACAAGGCGGAGATCGCCTTGGACATCATGAACGTCGGCAACCTGATCAATAAGGACTGGGGCCTGATCGACGACTACGGCTTCTTCGCAACCCGCCGCGTGGCCAACTACGCAGGTATCGATCCGGCGACCGGCAAGTACGTCTACAACTTCTCCGGTTCGACCGACAACTCGGGCATCCAGGAGACCAACGGCGACGGCATCAATACCGCCGTGTCGCGCTGGTCGGTCATGCTGAGCCTGAAGTACAAGTTCTGA
- the ppnN gene encoding nucleotide 5'-monophosphate nucleosidase PpnN yields the protein MTLSSRPEATLPTVDARIYPRGGLDILSRDEVARLKDASSGGLHDLLRRCALAVLTSGSANDDPRAAQEMYPDFDIQVLQQDRGLRIELKAAPAMAFVDGEIIRGVAELLFATVRDLAYMAIELGPEHASDLESSAGITNAVFGQLRNARLLQPSEPNLVVCWGGHSISRVEYEYTKLVGYELGLRGLDICTGCGPGAMKGPMKGANIAHAKQRQRRPRYIGITEPGIIAAESPNPIVNQLVIMPDIEKRLEAFVRVGHGIIVFPGGVGTAEEILYLLGLLLREENAALPFPLILTGPVSSAPYFEQIDRFIRLTLGDAAAARYQIIVGDPQAVARAMATGVKRVREARIHNKDSFYFNWGLDIPLPFQQPFVPTHEAMAGLDLHHGRKPHELAADLRRAFSGIVAGNVKEDGMRRIEAFGPFQIHGDQDMMESLDALLRAFVEQRRMKISGEYRPCYEVVT from the coding sequence ATGACCCTTTCCTCCCGGCCCGAGGCCACCCTTCCCACCGTCGACGCCCGCATCTACCCGCGCGGCGGCCTGGACATCCTCTCGCGAGACGAAGTGGCGCGCCTCAAGGACGCATCCTCCGGTGGCCTGCACGACCTGCTGCGCCGCTGCGCGCTCGCGGTGCTGACCAGCGGCAGCGCCAACGACGACCCACGCGCCGCCCAGGAGATGTACCCCGATTTCGACATCCAGGTCCTGCAGCAGGACCGCGGCCTGCGGATCGAGCTCAAGGCCGCCCCGGCGATGGCCTTCGTCGACGGCGAGATCATCCGCGGCGTCGCCGAACTGCTGTTCGCCACCGTGCGCGACCTGGCCTACATGGCGATCGAGCTCGGGCCCGAGCACGCGAGCGACCTGGAGTCGTCGGCCGGCATCACCAATGCCGTGTTCGGCCAGCTGCGCAACGCCCGCCTGCTGCAGCCGAGCGAACCGAACCTGGTCGTCTGCTGGGGCGGCCACTCCATCAGCCGCGTCGAGTACGAGTACACCAAGCTGGTCGGATACGAACTGGGCCTGCGCGGCCTGGACATCTGCACCGGCTGCGGCCCGGGCGCGATGAAGGGCCCGATGAAGGGCGCCAACATCGCCCATGCCAAGCAGCGCCAGCGCCGCCCGCGCTACATCGGCATCACCGAGCCGGGGATCATCGCGGCCGAGTCGCCGAACCCGATCGTCAACCAGCTGGTGATCATGCCGGACATCGAGAAGCGCCTCGAGGCCTTCGTCCGCGTGGGCCACGGCATCATCGTGTTCCCGGGCGGCGTCGGTACCGCGGAGGAGATCCTCTACCTGCTGGGCCTGCTGCTGCGCGAAGAAAACGCCGCGCTGCCGTTCCCGCTGATCCTGACCGGACCGGTGTCGTCCGCGCCGTACTTCGAACAGATCGACCGCTTCATCCGCCTGACCCTGGGCGACGCCGCCGCCGCGCGCTACCAGATCATCGTCGGCGACCCGCAGGCGGTCGCCCGCGCCATGGCCACGGGCGTCAAGCGCGTCCGCGAGGCACGGATCCACAACAAGGACTCGTTCTACTTCAACTGGGGCCTGGACATCCCGCTGCCGTTCCAGCAGCCGTTCGTGCCGACGCACGAGGCGATGGCCGGGCTGGACCTGCATCATGGAAGGAAGCCGCATGAACTGGCGGCGGACCTGCGCCGCGCGTTCTCGGGGATCGTGGCCGGCAACGTGAAGGAGGACGGGATGCGGAGGATCGAGGCATTCGGTCCGTTCCAGATCCATGGGGATCAGGACATGATGGAGTCGCTGGATGCGCTGTTGCGGGCGTTCGTGGAGCAGAGGCGAATGAAGATCTCGGGGGAGTATCGGCCTTGTTATGAGGTGGTGACCTGA
- a CDS encoding histidine kinase produces the protein MRLAIHSPLETLAQPRTVVATLIAGEGLALVLALASNAGEDRWLYFGLASLLIQWVALLTLALMYALRSALGRLHAVYLAWTALGLLVANAWLVGTLTWVTLRDAWPMEETWAGFFVRLTGIALILGLMALATFRITWSSRQLALRTKQAELESLQARTHPHFLFNTLNTAAALVHARPDAAETLLLDLSDLFRAALTGPSYIPLEQEVDLTKRYLSIEHLRLGKRLDVRWELPVPLPAVSLPSLSLQPLVENAVRHGIERREGGGSIDILVTSDAQHLILSVRNDLPAGVTPDDGRGHGVGLASVSQRIDDMTGGEGGVDTHTSAGRHVATIRIPWASALRRAL, from the coding sequence ATGCGCTTGGCAATCCATTCCCCACTGGAGACGCTGGCCCAGCCCCGGACGGTGGTGGCCACCCTCATTGCGGGCGAGGGCCTCGCGTTGGTTCTCGCCCTCGCCTCCAATGCCGGGGAGGACCGGTGGCTTTACTTCGGACTTGCCTCGTTACTGATCCAATGGGTCGCCCTCCTGACTCTGGCGCTGATGTACGCCCTGAGGAGCGCCCTGGGACGGCTGCACGCTGTCTACCTCGCCTGGACCGCGCTGGGACTTCTGGTTGCAAACGCATGGCTTGTCGGCACGCTCACCTGGGTGACGCTCAGGGATGCATGGCCGATGGAGGAAACCTGGGCGGGCTTCTTTGTGCGGTTGACGGGAATCGCGCTGATCCTGGGCCTGATGGCGCTTGCGACATTCCGGATCACGTGGAGTTCGCGGCAACTTGCGCTGCGGACCAAGCAGGCAGAGCTCGAATCCCTGCAGGCGCGCACTCATCCGCATTTCCTTTTCAACACACTCAACACCGCTGCTGCGCTGGTCCACGCGCGCCCGGATGCCGCGGAAACGTTGCTGCTGGATCTCAGCGACCTGTTCCGGGCAGCACTCACGGGTCCAAGCTATATACCGCTCGAGCAAGAGGTGGACCTCACCAAGCGCTACTTGTCGATCGAACACCTGCGCCTCGGAAAGCGGCTTGACGTCCGGTGGGAACTCCCGGTTCCGCTGCCCGCCGTGAGCCTCCCCTCGTTATCACTCCAGCCGCTGGTTGAGAACGCCGTACGACACGGCATAGAACGCAGGGAAGGTGGCGGCAGCATCGACATCCTCGTGACTTCGGATGCACAACACCTGATCCTATCGGTGCGCAACGATCTTCCAGCCGGGGTGACACCGGACGACGGAAGGGGGCACGGCGTAGGACTGGCGTCCGTCAGCCAGCGAATCGACGACATGACGGGCGGCGAAGGCGGGGTAGACACGCATACCTCTGCCGGCCGACACGTCGCCACGATTCGTATCCCCTGGGCTTCCGCCTTACGACGTGCCCTTTGA
- a CDS encoding GspH/FimT family pseudopilin — MGKALTGRPVCAEGGFTLTEVMVTVAVLAVIMAIAIPSMTVVVNNNRLTAQSNELVAALQHARSEAVKFNAPVSVCKSTDGATCSTAAGTWGGWITVVDATGEVLRSRVLDGPVQMTSDFDAVTFRGDGLARAAAGGLLTADAVACLPTEKPVDNQRVVSIRSGSRISTESRSGAGACP, encoded by the coding sequence ATGGGGAAAGCTCTTACGGGGAGGCCGGTTTGCGCCGAGGGGGGCTTCACCCTGACCGAGGTCATGGTCACTGTGGCCGTCCTGGCCGTGATCATGGCCATCGCAATACCCAGCATGACGGTAGTGGTCAACAACAACAGGTTGACCGCACAGTCCAATGAACTCGTAGCCGCACTGCAGCATGCGCGGAGCGAAGCCGTGAAATTCAATGCGCCCGTGAGCGTCTGCAAGTCCACCGACGGTGCGACGTGCTCGACGGCTGCAGGAACGTGGGGGGGATGGATCACGGTCGTCGACGCGACTGGCGAGGTGCTGAGAAGCAGGGTGCTGGACGGGCCGGTGCAGATGACCTCCGATTTCGATGCGGTGACGTTTCGCGGCGATGGCCTGGCGCGCGCTGCCGCCGGCGGCCTTCTCACGGCCGATGCCGTCGCCTGCCTGCCCACGGAGAAGCCCGTTGACAACCAGCGTGTTGTCAGCATCCGCAGCGGCAGCCGCATTTCCACTGAAAGCCGCAGCGGAGCGGGGGCATGTCCATGA
- the pilV gene encoding type IV pilus modification protein PilV: protein MSMIRNISRHRRRTVSTARVERGASLIEVLVAVLIMAIGLLGIAAMQTAALRNNQSALERSQAVIQTYAILDAMRANRDQALAGAYNMGALTCAVPAAVGTLAQNDVNAWMQSIHDTLGTDACGQVTCPANSPCQVTVRWNDIRATDGGITGQAAGNRSITTMALL, encoded by the coding sequence ATGTCCATGATCCGGAACATCAGTCGGCATCGGCGGCGCACTGTCTCGACCGCGAGGGTTGAACGCGGGGCCAGCCTGATCGAAGTGCTCGTGGCAGTACTCATCATGGCCATAGGCCTCCTGGGCATCGCCGCCATGCAGACCGCGGCGCTTCGCAACAACCAGAGTGCCCTGGAACGCAGCCAGGCGGTCATCCAGACCTACGCCATCCTGGACGCAATGCGTGCCAACCGGGACCAGGCACTGGCAGGCGCGTACAACATGGGCGCCTTGACTTGCGCGGTTCCTGCCGCGGTCGGCACGTTGGCCCAGAACGACGTGAATGCGTGGATGCAGTCGATCCACGACACCCTCGGCACCGACGCCTGCGGACAGGTGACATGTCCCGCGAACAGCCCTTGCCAGGTCACGGTTCGCTGGAATGACATCCGCGCCACCGACGGCGGCATCACCGGACAGGCCGCGGGAAACCGCAGCATCACCACGATGGCATTGCTATGA
- a CDS encoding PilW family protein: MNPNTPLRRMRGFSLIELMVSLLIGLLVMGAAIGIFLSNRQAFRATENISQVQESARTAFELMARDIREAGGNPCVNNLPIANVINSPADRWWTDLQQWGTAVRGYGNAEAFPDAGFGTATAQRLAGTDAIQLLSGEDQVVTISAHNPGATQFTLNTDVGSLGFSAGDLMLACNSRQASLFQASSAGGTQVMHAAGGSPGNCSGNLGLVAEGAACSGRPVFTYAAPNSVLVRMHATRWYIANNARGRRSLYQSRTTGGAIANEEVVEGVADMEITYLLRGGTVYVDAATVAGAWGDVIATRVELTLESPENVGVDGGRLDRQLVQVTTLRNRNS, from the coding sequence ATGAATCCGAACACGCCTCTCCGCAGAATGCGTGGCTTCAGCCTGATCGAGCTGATGGTCTCCCTGCTCATTGGTCTGCTTGTGATGGGTGCCGCGATCGGAATCTTCCTTTCAAACCGGCAGGCCTTTCGAGCGACCGAGAACATCAGCCAAGTGCAAGAGAGCGCGCGTACCGCGTTCGAGCTGATGGCCAGGGACATCCGCGAAGCCGGTGGAAATCCCTGCGTGAACAACCTTCCGATTGCCAACGTCATCAACTCGCCGGCGGATCGCTGGTGGACCGACCTTCAGCAGTGGGGAACGGCCGTCCGGGGCTATGGGAACGCGGAGGCCTTTCCGGACGCTGGATTCGGGACTGCCACGGCGCAGCGCCTTGCCGGTACCGATGCCATCCAGCTGCTTTCGGGAGAAGACCAGGTGGTGACCATCAGCGCCCACAACCCCGGTGCCACCCAGTTCACCCTCAACACTGACGTGGGCAGCCTGGGCTTCAGCGCGGGCGACCTCATGCTTGCCTGCAATTCCCGACAGGCGTCGCTGTTCCAGGCCAGCAGCGCGGGCGGAACCCAGGTCATGCATGCGGCGGGAGGATCGCCTGGCAATTGCTCGGGCAACCTCGGTCTCGTCGCCGAAGGTGCCGCGTGCTCGGGCCGCCCGGTCTTCACGTATGCAGCTCCGAACTCCGTGCTGGTGCGCATGCATGCCACGAGGTGGTACATCGCCAATAACGCGCGCGGGAGACGATCGCTCTACCAGTCGAGAACGACGGGAGGCGCAATTGCCAACGAGGAAGTCGTCGAGGGCGTGGCCGACATGGAGATCACCTATCTGCTGCGTGGTGGCACCGTGTACGTGGACGCCGCCACCGTAGCCGGCGCCTGGGGCGACGTGATCGCGACCCGTGTGGAGTTGACGTTGGAAAGTCCCGAGAACGTGGGCGTGGATGGAGGTCGGCTTGACCGTCAACTGGTCCAGGTCACGACGCTCCGCAATCGGAACTCCTGA
- a CDS encoding PilX N-terminal domain-containing pilus assembly protein, whose protein sequence is MSKNLASPSRYSRGASLLVVLILLLVMTVLGLTILRSTMLEERMSANMFDRSLAFQAAETALREGEALAALPATRANVPDPGEPCVGGLCPTPDASQPDRWLDSAFAGWVSAGTDVSALAATPQFFVEYMGDAPTWPGCDLVDEANMSPLCMRPRYRITARSQAADRASVILQSNFIAQ, encoded by the coding sequence ATGTCCAAGAACCTTGCCTCCCCGTCCCGCTACAGCCGCGGCGCATCGTTGCTCGTGGTGCTGATCCTCCTCCTGGTCATGACCGTGCTGGGGCTGACCATCCTGCGCAGCACCATGCTCGAGGAGCGGATGAGCGCGAACATGTTCGACCGGAGCCTGGCCTTCCAGGCGGCCGAGACCGCCCTGCGCGAAGGCGAGGCGCTGGCCGCGCTGCCAGCGACCCGCGCGAACGTCCCCGATCCGGGCGAGCCCTGCGTAGGGGGGCTGTGTCCCACACCCGATGCCAGCCAGCCGGATCGCTGGCTGGACAGCGCATTTGCTGGCTGGGTCAGCGCGGGCACTGACGTGAGCGCCTTGGCCGCGACCCCGCAATTCTTCGTGGAGTACATGGGGGATGCGCCGACATGGCCCGGATGCGACCTTGTCGACGAAGCGAACATGTCACCGCTCTGCATGCGGCCGCGTTATCGCATCACGGCGCGCAGCCAGGCAGCGGACCGCGCCTCGGTCATCCTCCAGTCGAATTTCATTGCCCAGTAA